From Methanomassiliicoccales archaeon, the proteins below share one genomic window:
- a CDS encoding pathogenicity locus: protein MISEREAVIEELSKMPGVSEKTAEGMYLLGIRSLEDLKGRKGEDMYEQLRNRSDFFAEPCMLNQLKIAVKMASMND from the coding sequence GTGATCTCGGAGCGAGAGGCTGTCATAGAAGAACTTTCCAAAATGCCTGGCGTGAGTGAGAAGACCGCTGAGGGTATGTACCTCTTAGGAATCCGATCCCTGGAGGATCTGAAAGGCAGAAAGGGGGAGGACATGTACGAACAACTGAGGAATAGGAGCGACTTCTTCGCCGAGCCTTGCATGCTCAACCAGCTCAAGATAGCGGTGAAGATGGCTTCCATGAATGACTGA
- a CDS encoding 4Fe-4S ferredoxin, with product MGVRTVLGTRLIRRLFSKRFFLARLTTFPVIGPLMEYMFFENDDMILLPKDDIAFNATKKEATIEINAMVEPVETVLPSQVVEYFVKKSRYIFLMNTCMCRVANHCKDYPKDMGCIFLGRGVLRIDPSMGSMVTQEEALEHLRRCREQGLVHLIGRNKIDSVWLSTGPKEDLLSLCSCCPCCCLWKMIPDLSPEISSMVTMMPGLTINVDEGECKGCGSCEHSGVCYVNAIKVKENKATIDEALCKGCGRCIEVCPRNAIALRIEDPSFMESSIKRIEPLVDVSSD from the coding sequence ATGGGAGTGAGGACTGTTCTGGGTACAAGGCTGATCAGGAGATTATTCAGCAAACGGTTCTTCCTGGCTAGACTCACCACCTTTCCTGTCATCGGTCCATTGATGGAGTATATGTTCTTTGAGAATGACGACATGATCCTCCTTCCCAAGGATGATATTGCGTTCAACGCGACCAAGAAGGAAGCTACCATCGAGATCAACGCCATGGTAGAACCGGTTGAGACGGTTCTACCCTCCCAAGTGGTTGAGTACTTCGTCAAGAAATCAAGGTACATCTTCCTGATGAACACCTGCATGTGCAGAGTCGCCAATCACTGTAAGGACTACCCCAAGGACATGGGATGCATCTTTTTGGGTAGGGGGGTCCTCAGGATCGATCCCAGCATGGGGAGTATGGTCACCCAGGAAGAGGCACTGGAACACCTTAGAAGATGCAGGGAACAGGGGCTTGTACACCTGATCGGGAGGAATAAGATAGATAGCGTCTGGCTCAGCACCGGGCCCAAGGAGGATCTACTGTCCCTGTGCAGTTGTTGTCCCTGCTGCTGCCTGTGGAAGATGATACCCGATCTCTCCCCAGAGATCAGCAGTATGGTGACGATGATGCCTGGACTTACCATTAATGTAGACGAGGGGGAGTGTAAAGGTTGTGGCAGCTGTGAGCATTCTGGTGTTTGCTATGTGAACGCCATCAAAGTGAAAGAGAACAAGGCTACCATTGATGAGGCTCTCTGCAAGGGGTGTGGCCGATGCATTGAGGTATGTCCACGCAACGCAATAGCGCTCAGGATCGAGGACCCGAGCTTCATGGAGTCTTCCATCAAGAGAATAGAACCCCTGGTCGATGTCTCCTCCGATTAG